One stretch of Armigeres subalbatus isolate Guangzhou_Male chromosome 2, GZ_Asu_2, whole genome shotgun sequence DNA includes these proteins:
- the LOC134217336 gene encoding small ribosomal subunit protein bS21m, whose translation MRHAKFIARTVLVQNNNVEEACRVLNRILGKEEIFDQFRRTRFYEKPFQTRRRVNFERCKAIYNEDMNRKIQFVLRKNREDPFPGCS comes from the coding sequence ATGCGTCACGCGAAGTTCATCGCCCGTACAGTATTGGTACAAAACAACAACGTCGAGGAAGCTTGCCGGGTGCTCAACCGTATTCTTGGCAAGGAAGAAATTTTCGACCAGTTCCGCCGGACCCGTTTCTACGAAAAGCCATTCCAGACCAGACGCCGGGTGAATTTCGAGAGATGCAAAGCCATCTATAACGAGGATATGAAcaggaaaatccagttcgtgCTACGGAAGAATCGAGAGGACCCGTTCCCGGGATGCTCGTAG
- the LOC134217339 gene encoding 40-kDa huntingtin-associated protein: protein MSNQFQKDLIHQYKITCNKLKKIQRVFFKHFAPNVSEVADEFGSLATSFNNAFQTEYAAMCHMGQAKCEKLIGNDAAEVDALLKAARVFRKAHTEQTKLKIENPSPDHLEGAFRCYTQALSRLQDDSVIKAAIIRELKEINPNVEITSNFSSPSHRIWDLEQSAVGSIMSRDYVAAFEKLTEIYDDVTERRCEDMYLQVMKQVEVSRLLLLCLLQLPPSTRYDGKFIERYSSIGENNQRILSPRANTIVSEDLFFMLQSVVVSCQAKDIDSLVAVRDELVYCHELTESQQILLDELVSKYST from the exons ATGTCGAATCAATTTCAGAAAGATTTGATCCATCAATATAAAATAACTTGTAAtaagttgaaaaaaatacaaagagtTTTCTTCAA ACACTTTGCCCCAAATGTATCGGAAGTGGCAGACGAGTTCGGGTCCCTGGCCACAAGCTTCAACAATGCATTTCAGACGGAGTACGCCGCGATGTGCCATATGGGCCAAGCCAAGTGTGAGAAATTGATCGGCAACGATGCCGCCGAAGTGGATGCTCTATTGAAGGCAGCTCGTGTCTTTCGGAAGGCCCACACTGAACAAACCAagttgaaaatcgaaaatcCCTCACCCGATCATTTGGAAGGAGCATTTCGCTGCTACACACAGGCCCTGTCCAGGCTGCAGGATGACTCGGTAATAAAAGCAGCTATCATTCGAGAACTGAAAGAGATCAACCCGAATGTGGAAATTACCAGCAACTTTAGTTCGCCAAGCCATCGGATTTGGGACTTGGAACAATCTGCGGTGGGCAGCATAATGTCACGCGATTATGTGGCAGCGTTCGAAAAATTGACAGAAATATACGACGATGTCACGGAACGGCGATGCGAGGACATGTACCTGCAAGTAATGAAGCAAGTAGAAGTGTCGCGTTTATTGCTACTATGTTTGCTCCAGCTTCCTCCTTCCACCCGATATGATGGTAAATTTATTGAACGGTATTCGTCAATCGgagaaaacaaccaaagaatcCTTAGCCCTAGAGCAAACACAATTGTTTCCGAGGATCTGTTCTTCATGCTTCAATCAGTAGTGGTGTCTTGTCAAGCTAAAGATATAGATTCGCTTGTTGCCGTACGAGATGAGTTGGTCTATTGTCATGAACTAACCGAATCTCAACAGATTTTGTTGGATGAGCTTGTGTCAAAGTATTCCACATGA